One genomic region from Leishmania braziliensis MHOM/BR/75/M2904 complete genome, chromosome 35 encodes:
- a CDS encoding putative nucleoside diphosphate kinase, which translates to MVGEQRDTFVVEYFDPQASLSRTYQLCYFADDKTIEMYDLKTKRLFLKRCAYPSLSPNELYVGATINVFSRPLRIVDYGDDVTRKRLTTNSGECMITVDMEHYSALAGSVVEAMTTQGLRITFIRLVELSQSLAARVVSKTQRCLLLLVSGAGAREKVASVAASFSSAVTQILSESAMQELRETLMGAGESTATLKNCAVCVIKPHAITSGHQGPILSRLVEEGFYISALGSYQLTVADAEDFLEVYNGVLPEYKKLVEQISSGPCWAIEVCAENAVPALRAVCGPHDPEVCHVLFPHTLRSKYGVDRIRNAVHCTDLEEDGPLESEFFFSLLQNKR; encoded by the coding sequence ATGGTGGGCGAACAAAGAGACACGTTTGTGGTGGAGTACTTCGATCCACAGGCGAGCCTCTCTCGCACGTACCAGTTATGCTACTTTGCGGACGACAAAACGATAGAGATGTACGACCTCAAGACGAAGCGCTTGTTTTTGAAGCGCTGTGCGTATCCATCGCTGAGCCCAAACGAGCTTTACGTGGGAGCGACCATTAACGTCTTTTCCCGTCCCCTTCGCATTGTCGACTACGGCGACGACGTAACACGCAAGCGGCTTACCACGAACTCGGGTGAGTGCATGATCACCGTTGACATGGAGCACTATAGCGCGTTAGCGGGCTCTGTGGTTGAGGCTATGACAACGCAAGGCCTGCGTATTACATTCATCCGCTTAGTAGAGCTTTCCCAAAGCCTTGCTGCCCGAGTTGTGTCGAAGACGCAGCGGTGCCTACTTCTACTCGTGAGCGGCGCCGGAGCCCGTGAAAAGGTGGCCTCGGTGGCGGCTTCTTTCTCGTCCGCCGTGACACAGATTTTGAGCGAGAGTGCCATGCAGGAGCTGAGGGAGACGTTAATGGGAGCAGGCGAATCCACGGCGACGCTAAAGAactgcgctgtgtgtgtcATCAAGCCACATGCAATCACTAGCGGTCATCAGGGTCCCATTCTTAGTCGcttggtggaggaggggttTTACATTAGTGCCCTTGGCTCCTACCAGCTGACGgtggcggatgccgaggacTTTTTAGAGGTCTATAACGGCGTTCTTCCGGAGTACAAgaagctggtggagcagattTCGTCTGGCCCGTGCTGGGCCATTGAGGTTTGCGCAGAGAACGCcgtgccggcgctgcgggcGGTGTGTGGTCCACATGACCCGGAGGTGTGCCACGTGCTTTTCCCTCACACACTCCGCTCCAAGTACGGTGTGGACCGCATCCGTAACGCGGTCCACTGCACCGACCTGGAAGAAGATGGTCCCCTTGAGTCAGagttctttttttccctgctACAGAACAAACGGTGA